The nucleotide sequence CGTTTTTTGTGGGTCACTTTCCCACCGAGCCGGTCATGCCCGGCGTCCTGATCACCGAGGCGCTGGCGCAGGCGAGCATGTTCTGTCTGCACGGGCAGATGGAACCGGGGCAAATCGGGTATCTGGCAGGCATCGAGGGCGCACGCTTCAAGCGCAAAGTGATTCCCGGCGACCAACTGCACCTCCACGCCAAACTGGAATTCCTGCGCCGGGGCCTGGGCAAAACCACTTGCCGCGCCGAGGTGGACGGCGAGGTGGCGGCGGAGATGCAGATTCTGTTCGCGGTGGCGAAGTAGGTCTAGAGCAGTTCTCCGAATTACGTGATGCGCGGAATGGCACCGCGCATCCCTCCATTCTCCGCCCTGCTCAGTGTTTTGCACTCGCTCCGCTCGCCAAAAAGACGTTGCGTCTTTTTGTCAAATGCTCTAAAGGTCTAAGAGTCCAAGGGTCTAAGCTTTGCCCTTAGACCCTTGGACCCTTAGACCCTTAGACTTTTCCCGTGCTTTTCCCCTTCCCGCCCCGCCCCGGAACCCCCCGCCCATGACGCGCCTGACCCGCTACGCCACCCGGGAGCTGCTGCCGCCGCTGCTGGCGGGCACGCTGCTGTTTACGGCCATTCTCAGCTTCGGGTACTTTTTCGTGTCCAGCCAGTGGCTCAGCGGGGTGCCGGTGGCTCTCATCGCCCGCTGGATTGGGTATCAGCTGCCCGACACGCTGGTCAAGGTGCTGCCGATGGCGGTGGTGCTGATGACGGTGGTGGCCTTCGGGCGCATGAACACCGAGCGCGAACTCGTGGCGGTGCAGGCCGGGGGCATCGGGCTGGGGCAGGTGACGCGCCCGGCGGCGGTCATCGGGCTGCTGGTCACTCTCCTCAGCGTGTGGCTGAGCCTCTGGGTCGCTCCCCGCGCCAACGTGGAAACGCGCGGGCTGTACTGGGACGCCCTGACCGGCGCGGGCCTGTCGCAACTCGTCGGCAAGACGGTGGACTTGGGCCAGGGCCTGACCCTCTCCATGCAGGGCTATGACACGAAAACCCGCCAGATGCAGGGCGTCCGGGTCGAGCAGTGGCAGAAGGACAACTTTCGTCAGGGCATGATTGTGCTGGCCGACGCGGGCAAATTCGAGAACAACCAGCTGTCGCTGACCGGGTATCAGGTCTACCGGGTGGACTACGCCGCCGCCGCTGCGCTGGCTCAGGTGCCCGACAACGACCCCGCCGCCTTCCGTGAGGCCGTGCAGAGCGTCTTTCCGCTGGTGCAGATGGCCCCCGACGCGGCCTCGCCCCTCAACCTCGACACGGGCCTCTCGCGCAAACAGACACTGGCGCAGTACGCCGACGCCATCGGGGCCGACGCGGAAGGCTGGCCCGAACTCGTCACCAAACTGACCGCCCCCGATGTCCCCGCCGCCGAGCGGCAAGCGGCACGGGTCAATCTGGGCCGCAAGCTGGCGCTCCCCTTCGCCAATCTGGTGCTGGTGCTGGCCGCGTTGCCCTTCGCCCTGCGCTTCGGGCGCACGCTGGGGGTGAGTCTGGGGGTGGCGCTCGTCATCGCGGTGGCGTATTACCTGCTGTTCAGCGTGGGGCTGACCCTGGCGGGAATGCTGCCGGGACTGCCCGAAGTCGGGGTGTGGCTCGCCAACGTCGTCTTTGCGCTGGGTGGCCTGTGGCTGCTGAGGCGAACGTGAAACGCACCCTGCGTGCCCTGTTCATGTCGGTGTCGCTGGGTGCGGGGCACGACCAGGCGCAGCGGGCGGTCAAGCAGGCCTTCGCCGAGCGCGGCGTGGAGCTGACGGGCGCGGAACACGATTCGGTGGAGTACCTCAGCGCCTTCGAGCGCAGTTTCACGGTGGACCTCTACGAATTCGAGCTGCGGTACGCCCCCTGGCTGTACCGGGGTTTTTACTGGCTGACCGACCAGGACCAGCCCTGGAACGTCATCAGCCGCATGTTCACCTGGCTGGGCATGGGTGCTTTCAAGGACGAACTGCGCCAGCTGCGGCCCGAGGTCGTCATCAACAGCTTCTGGGCGCCCGCCGCCGTGTGCGACACCCTGCGGGCGCGAACCGGGCAGCGCTTTCTGAACACGCTCATCGTCACCGACTACCGCGCACACCTCCACTGGGCGCGGCGTGACACCGACCTTCTCATGGTCGCCTCGGAAGAAACGCGGCGGCAGATGCTGGAACGCGGCGTGCGGCCCGAGCAGGTGGAGGTGACGGGCATTCCCATTTCCCCGGCCTTCCGCGAGGTGCTGAACCTGAACCGTGAGACGCTGCGCCGTGAACTCGCCGCCGAACTGGGCCTGCGCCCCGAGCTGCCGCTGCTGCTGCTCTCGGGCGGCGGGCGCGGGCACTACCAGCCGCAGGAGCTGCTGCGCGAACTCGGCAACCTGGGCCGCGCCGTGCAGGTGCTGGTGCCCGCCTCGCGTCAGGGGGAGGGGGCCGAGACCATCGGCGGGGCGACGGTTCACCACCTCGGCTTCCGGCGCGACCTGCCCCGCTTGATGGCGGCCTCCGACCTCGTGGTGGGCAAGGCGGGCGGGCTGACGGTGGCCGAGGCGACGGCGCTGGGCGTGCCGATGGTCGTCTACCGGCCCATTCCCGGACAGGAGGAGTACAACGCCGACTTTCTGGAACGGCACGGGGCGGGGCTGTGGGCCAGAAAGCGGCACGACATCCGGCCCCTGGTGCTGCGTGCCCTCGACCCCGCCGAACACGCCCGCCTGAGTGCCGGAGCGCGGGCGGTGGGCATTCCCGACGCGGCGGACCGGGTGGCCGGGGCTATCCTCGGGCGCCTGGGGAACGCATGAAACGCGGTCTGAAGCGTGCGCTGCTGGCCGCTGGGCTGTACATCGGCCTGCCGTATCTGCTGGTGCAGGTCGGCAACCTCGGCCTGGTGCACGAGGGCAAACGGGCGCGGCGCGAGGTGGCGCTCACCTTCGACGACGGCCCCGACCCGGTCACCACGCCTGCCGTGCTGGACGCCTTGCGGGAAGCGGGAATGCACGCCACCTTCTTCGTCATCGCGGGCCGGGCGCGGGCACACCCCGACCTGATTCGGCGGATGCTGGGAGAGGGGCATCAGGTCGAGGCACACGCCGAAAAGCACGTCCACGCCTGGATTCGCACGCCCTGGGGCGCGGCGCTCGACCCGCTGCGGGCCGTGCGCGGGCTGTCGGAAGTGACCGGGCGGCCTGTCCGTCTTCACCGTCCGCCGCACGGGGCCTACACGCTGGGGACGTGGCTGGGGCAGCGGCTGGCCGGGGTGCGCGGGGCACACTGGAGCATCGAGGGGCGCGACTGGCACCCGGCGTCCAGTCCCGAAACGGTGCGCGAACGTCTGGCGGCGCTGCTCGTGCCCGGCGCGGTGGTCGTCCTGCACGACGCGGGGCCGGGGGCGCGGGTCACGGGGCCGCTGCTGCCGGGGCTGCTGACCGACCTGAAGGCGCGGGGCTACCGCTCGGTGAC is from Deinococcus wulumuqiensis R12 and encodes:
- the fabZ gene encoding 3-hydroxyacyl-ACP dehydratase FabZ, with amino-acid sequence MTPLLIQDVLSALPHRYPFVLVDRVLSIENGEVHAIKNVTIGEPFFVGHFPTEPVMPGVLITEALAQASMFCLHGQMEPGQIGYLAGIEGARFKRKVIPGDQLHLHAKLEFLRRGLGKTTCRAEVDGEVAAEMQILFAVAK
- a CDS encoding LptF/LptG family permease; amino-acid sequence: MTRLTRYATRELLPPLLAGTLLFTAILSFGYFFVSSQWLSGVPVALIARWIGYQLPDTLVKVLPMAVVLMTVVAFGRMNTERELVAVQAGGIGLGQVTRPAAVIGLLVTLLSVWLSLWVAPRANVETRGLYWDALTGAGLSQLVGKTVDLGQGLTLSMQGYDTKTRQMQGVRVEQWQKDNFRQGMIVLADAGKFENNQLSLTGYQVYRVDYAAAAALAQVPDNDPAAFREAVQSVFPLVQMAPDAASPLNLDTGLSRKQTLAQYADAIGADAEGWPELVTKLTAPDVPAAERQAARVNLGRKLALPFANLVLVLAALPFALRFGRTLGVSLGVALVIAVAYYLLFSVGLTLAGMLPGLPEVGVWLANVVFALGGLWLLRRT
- a CDS encoding MGDG synthase family glycosyltransferase — translated: MKRTLRALFMSVSLGAGHDQAQRAVKQAFAERGVELTGAEHDSVEYLSAFERSFTVDLYEFELRYAPWLYRGFYWLTDQDQPWNVISRMFTWLGMGAFKDELRQLRPEVVINSFWAPAAVCDTLRARTGQRFLNTLIVTDYRAHLHWARRDTDLLMVASEETRRQMLERGVRPEQVEVTGIPISPAFREVLNLNRETLRRELAAELGLRPELPLLLLSGGGRGHYQPQELLRELGNLGRAVQVLVPASRQGEGAETIGGATVHHLGFRRDLPRLMAASDLVVGKAGGLTVAEATALGVPMVVYRPIPGQEEYNADFLERHGAGLWARKRHDIRPLVLRALDPAEHARLSAGARAVGIPDAADRVAGAILGRLGNA
- a CDS encoding polysaccharide deacetylase family protein codes for the protein MKRGLKRALLAAGLYIGLPYLLVQVGNLGLVHEGKRARREVALTFDDGPDPVTTPAVLDALREAGMHATFFVIAGRARAHPDLIRRMLGEGHQVEAHAEKHVHAWIRTPWGAALDPLRAVRGLSEVTGRPVRLHRPPHGAYTLGTWLGQRLAGVRGAHWSIEGRDWHPASSPETVRERLAALLVPGAVVVLHDAGPGARVTGPLLPGLLTDLKARGYRSVTLDELDGAGPQGWPGLKRRGFLALDAVFDRLGGIRFAGGRADNLFRIARVPFPLSGARLADSTPIPHGAAALEFHVNNPILVDLGPRASVRQARREDFRVVARELQTRPEYADVQYVFCLSAVSPLLGLLGFENHDLPPADARRLRRWANVLRLAYGNDPNAKAPQLSVLTRAEFLRLYG